CTCGAACCCCTTGCTGCGTTGTGCTTCCGCTTGCCCGGTATAGGTGAGACGGTCGCCCTCGGTAAGGATAACATCGTCGGTGAACGGCGTCAGAAGTGAACGGGGATAGAGCTTTTCCACCCTAACCACATCGATCTCGACGGCGAAGACGATGAGGACCGAAGCGATGTACATGAACGCCAGAAGTCCGATCACTACCGCGAATACCCCATTGGTGATCGACGCTCGGCCCACGACATATCTGATGTACACACCGCCGAATGTCTGCAGAATCTGCCAGAGAACCCCAGCCACGATCGCCCCCGGAAGCACGTTCGAGATCGACAAGTCGCGGGCCGTCGCCAGCCGGAAAGCGACGGTGAAGACGATGATGTTGAGAAGAATGGACGCAATCAGCACCACACTGCCGTTGATGCTGCCGAAGACACCGGCAGAACTGGCAACGTTGACGGCAGTGATAGCCAGGACGGCGACCCCGACCGTGCTGAGTAGCGCAAGCCCGCGTACTCGTGAACGAATCGGGTTCGGGCGAAGGTTCTTCGGTACTGCCCACGCAACATTCATCGCATTCTGAACGGCTACCGCGACCCCGAGCCCGCCGTAGAGCGAACCCAGGACACCGATGATCAGACCGAGAGTTCCGCCACCGATCTTGTCCGGTTCGCCGACCTCGTCACCGATGATGGGAATCTGACTCAGTGCCGAATCCAAGATCTGTTGCTGCAGCTGCGGGTTACCGGCCAACACGATTCCTAGGATCGTCGATCCGAGCAACAGCAACGGAAAGAGCGACAGAAATGCGTAGTAGGCGATCAGAGCAGCGAGATAGCCGCCCTGATCGTCCACGAACTTGTAGATCACCGCCAGCGGGAAGCCGAGGACCGGGTGGCGACGCTGAACTCGGTCCACCCGTGCGGCGACAGACACCTGGTTACCGCGCCGATCAGCCGATGGAGGCGCGCGCAGCGCCGAGTCGCGCGAGCGTCTTCTCGCGCCCGAGGAGTTCCATCGACTCGTACAGTGGCGGAGAGATGTGTGATCCGGTCACCGCGACGCGGACCGGTGCAAAAGCCTTGCGCGGCTTGAGTTCCAAGCCGTCGATCAGTGCCGCTTTGAGCGTCGCCTCCAGATCTGCTGTGCGCCAGGAAGACAACTCTGTCAATGCTGTGATCGTCGCGTCGAGAACGGGTCCGGCATCGGCAGTCAGATTCTTCGCCGCTGCCGCTGGGTCTATTCCGAAGTCGCTGTCGGCGACGTAGAGGAACTTCAGCAGTCCCCAGGCGTCCGACAACACCACGATGCGTGTCTGCACGAGATCGGCGGCCACGGCAAACTGCTCCTCGTCGACCTGCTCGGGCAAATGTCCCTGCTCGGTCAGGAACGTACGCAGTCGCGCTGCGAAATCCGCAGGCTCGAGCAGCCGAATGTGCTCGGCATTGATGGCATCGGCCTTCTTCTGGTCGAATCGAGCCGGGTTGGAGTTCACGGTGGAGATGTCGAACGCCGCCACCATCTCGTCGAGCGAGAAGACGTCATGGTCGTCGGAAATGCCCCAGCCGAGAAGCGCCAAATA
This region of Rhodococcus sp. PAMC28707 genomic DNA includes:
- a CDS encoding YihY/virulence factor BrkB family protein encodes the protein MSVAARVDRVQRRHPVLGFPLAVIYKFVDDQGGYLAALIAYYAFLSLFPLLLLGSTILGIVLAGNPQLQQQILDSALSQIPIIGDEVGEPDKIGGGTLGLIIGVLGSLYGGLGVAVAVQNAMNVAWAVPKNLRPNPIRSRVRGLALLSTVGVAVLAITAVNVASSAGVFGSINGSVVLIASILLNIIVFTVAFRLATARDLSISNVLPGAIVAGVLWQILQTFGGVYIRYVVGRASITNGVFAVVIGLLAFMYIASVLIVFAVEIDVVRVEKLYPRSLLTPFTDDVILTEGDRLTYTGQAEAQRSKGFEEIEVTFDGHGSEEESQSSGSA